In Aegilops tauschii subsp. strangulata cultivar AL8/78 chromosome 3, Aet v6.0, whole genome shotgun sequence, one genomic interval encodes:
- the LOC109743953 gene encoding uncharacterized protein, which produces MAAAVATAGSQEDMLGKLPDDILLWILIRLDSQDVVSCSRASRRLRHLPGLPPIISLSVKDYMYGRYVQHKDDDGFEAVLSIKCRNNKAWSTTAMVQSVRSILAGKNQLGCAAIHQLHLTFYLRDESIDIVRAVEGAIARGRGIVGRAGFTMLGEKITYTSEVTDLVAQGARLLSYLGACPRAFAALTHLHVESVKLRQPDVSNLLDRCKKLKHLSLQNLDCGKEVVLRIQHPELTQLKLVMCFCDSFELKWLPELEELTIGTWCPSKRRDPVLFGHAPRLSKLTACNGYNTRCRKLKLSEFLRDANMRELHMNFDTEMPWFQMERPEQLAPRLKNLRILKLDNINEECSVTWTLFLLEAAPLLEKLHIKVSNHECESFEDEMLRKLLVVATSNIEFEPSDFKHYKLAVLTIYGFQPGDMFMQYMRRVMEAAVNLEEISLHDHWCEECDFYPLTRYPKTDQDRELIREEINRGRPSPMRTIQVLFSDNKYRTDD; this is translated from the exons ATGGCGGCGGCGGTAGCGACGGCCGGCAGCCAG GAGGACATGCTCGGCAAGCTGCCTGACGACATTCTTCTCTGGATCCTAATCCGTCTTGATTCACAAGACGTCGTAAGCTGCAGTCGCGCAAGCAGACGGTTGAGGCACCTCCCCGGTTTGCCTCCTATTATTTCCCTGAGCGTGAAGGACTACATGTACGGCCGCTACGTGCAGCACAAGGACGACGACGGGTTTGAGGCGGTTTTGTCGATAAAGTGCAGGAACAACAAGGCTTGGAGCACCACGGCCATGGTGCAATCCGTCAGGAGCATCTTGGCAGGCAAGAACCAGCTTGGGTGCGCCGCCATCCATCAGCTCCACCTGACCTTCTACCTGAGGGACGAGTCCATCGACATCGTCCGCGCCGTCGAGGGAGCCATCGCGCGCGGCCGCGGCATCGTCGGCAGGGCGGGGTTCACGATGCTGGGCGAGAAGATCACCTACACGAGCGAGGTGACGGACCTGGTCGCGCAGGGAGCGCGCCTCCTCTCCTACCTCGGCGCCTGCCCGCGCGCGTTCGCCGCGCTCACACACCTGCACGTGGAGAGCGTCAAGCTGAGGCAGCCCGACGTGTCCAACCTGCTCGACCGCTGCAAGAAGCTGAAGCACCTGTCTCTGCAGAACCTTGATTGTGGGAAAGAGGTGGTGCTGAGGATCCAACACCCGGAGCTCACCCAGCTGAAGCTTGTCATGTGCTTCTGTGACAGCTTCGAGCTCAAGTGGCTTCCGGAGCTAGAGGAGCTCACCATTGGCACCTGGTGTCCTTCCAAGCGCCGAGACCCGGTGCTGTTCGGCCATGCTCCGCGGCTTTCCAAGCTAACGGCCTGTAACGGCTATAATACCAGGTGCAGGAAACTCAAGCTGAGCGAGTTTCTTCGCGACGCAAACATGCGTGAGCTGCATATGAACTTCGACACCGAAATG CCATGGTTTCAGATGGAGCGACCAGAGCAACTGGCTCCTCGGCTGAAAAACCTGAGGATTCTGAAGCTCGACAACATCAATGAAGAATGCAGCGTCACTTGGACACTGTTCCTGCTGGAAGCTGCGCCTCTCTTGGAGAAGCTCCACATCAAG GTGTCGAACCACGAGTGTGAATCCTTTGAGGATGAGATGCTAAGGAAACTTCTGGTCGTCGCGACAAGTAACATCGAGTTCGAACCATCTGACTTCAAGCATTATAAGCTGGCCGTGCTCACCATCTACGGCTTTCAGCCCGGCGATATGTTCATGCAGTATATGAGACGGGTGATGGAAGCGGCTGTCAATTTGGAAGAGATATCTCTGCATGACCACTGGTGCGAAGAGTGCGACTTTTATCCATTGACAAGGTATCCCAAGACCGACCAAGACAGAGAATTGATACGGGAGGAGATCAATAGAGGGAGGCCGTCCCCTATGAGGACCATCCAAGTTTTATTCAGTGATAACAAGTATAGAACCGATGATTGA